TTTTATTCCTAAGGCTTGAAGCCCATATTTACACAACATCAATATCTAGAAAAATTAAGAATATGAAAGGTGTAGAAAAACTATATGAAATGTCTGGAGACGAAGATATCGCTATTTATGCATCATTAAAGAATGTTGCTGAACTCAATAACTTAATAGAAGATATAAGAAGTATCCCTGGAGTTCTTGCAACAAGTACTAGAGTAGTTCTAAAGAAATATGGTGAAGTAAATGGGAACAGTTGCTGAAGAGATTTTTTCAAGGAAACTATCAAGAAACGTTTCTGCTGGAGAAATTGTATTAGTTGATATAGATGTAACGATGAGTCATGACAATACAACGCCGCTTGCAATTAAAGCATTAAGAAATACAGGTAAGCCATTGTATGACAAGAACAGAGTTGTTGTTATCTTTGACCATGTGCAGCCACCGGCATCAGTTGAAAGTGCCACGTTACAGAAAGAAGTATTAGAATTTATAAAAAAGGAAGGTATAAAGAACTTCTTTAGAGAAGGAATCTGTCACCAAGTTCTTGTTGAGAGGGGATTTGTTTTACCAGGAAGAGTTATCATTGGAGGAGACTCCCACACGTGTACTTATGGCGCTCTTGGAGCATTTGGAACTGGTGTTGGATCTACAGACATTGGAGTTTCATATGCCACCGGTAAGAACTGGTTTAGAGTTCCAGAAACATTTTATTTTGATGTTAATGGATCGTTTGCTAAAGGTGTTTACCCAAAAGATTTGATCCTTAAGATTATTGGAAAAGTTGGAGCCAGAGGAGCAACCTACAAAGCTTGTGAGTTTGGTGGGGAAACTATTGAGAATATGGCAATAGGTGATAGACTTACACTAACAAACATGGCAATTGAGATGGGAGGAAAGACTGGATTAATCAAGACTGATAAGGTAACTGAGAACTTCTTGAAGTCAAGAGGATATCCATACACAGAAATTGTTCCAAAAGATCCAAACTATGAAAGGATATTTGAATTTGATGTAGATGATCTAACGCCTCAACTTGCTGTTTCACCAAAAGTTGACAATGTCTACCCAGTTGAAAAATATGCA
Above is a window of Methanofastidiosum sp. DNA encoding:
- a CDS encoding 3-isopropylmalate dehydratase large subunit; amino-acid sequence: MGTVAEEIFSRKLSRNVSAGEIVLVDIDVTMSHDNTTPLAIKALRNTGKPLYDKNRVVVIFDHVQPPASVESATLQKEVLEFIKKEGIKNFFREGICHQVLVERGFVLPGRVIIGGDSHTCTYGALGAFGTGVGSTDIGVSYATGKNWFRVPETFYFDVNGSFAKGVYPKDLILKIIGKVGARGATYKACEFGGETIENMAIGDRLTLTNMAIEMGGKTGLIKTDKVTENFLKSRGYPYTEIVPKDPNYERIFEFDVDDLTPQLAVSPKVDNVYPVEKYAGTEVDEVFIGTCTNGRIEDLEIAARMFKGKKLSPLLKTVIVPASNEVYFEAMNRGYIKIFMDAGAMVCNPGCGPCIGRHQGVLAPGDRALTTMN